The following nucleotide sequence is from Candidatus Hydrogenedens sp..
ATCCATGCTGGTGGAAAATATGGTAATAAAAAAGAAAGTTTAGAACGATTTATAAAATCCACAGAATTGCTTTCCGACAAGACAAGAAAACGATTATGTATAGAAAATGATGATGTCAATTATACTGTCGAGGACTTACAACCCATTTCAAAAATAACACACCTTCCAATCGTATACGATGTTCATCATCACCGTTGTAATCCTGATAAACTTTCTGTAAAAGAAGCCACTGCAATATGCCTTAAAACATGGAAACGAATAAAAAAAGAGCCTTATTTTCATATCTCATCACCAAAAAATGGATGGAATAATGGAGACCCCAAACCTCATAGCGATTTTATCAACCTCTCTGATTTTCCTGAAGAATGGTTAAATATCGGACCCTTCACACTCGATATTGAGGCAAAAGCCAAAGAATTAGCCGTTCAAAAACTGGCCTCTGATATTTCTTTATACCTGAAAAACAAACTAACCTAATATCTTCCTTGCTGAATAAAACAGTCCAGGGATATCAATATGATAAGGACATTGTTCTTTTGCCATTATAAGCTGTTCCATTGATAATTTCTCAATATATTTCTCAATATCACGGTAGCAATATCGAGCCCAACGTTCATCACCATACCCCTTCGCATATAACAGACATCTCCACACATCTTGAACATATAAAGGTGTGTCCATTCCATTTTCACAATGATGGTTACAACCTGCACAATAAAGATGTTGCGTCTTCTCCGCAATATATCTCAGTTCTTGTTTCTCTAACTCTGTTAACTTCATCGGAGTTATCGCCGCATAAGCATTCTCATGAACATGTTGAATATTGCCCATTTGAGAGGCAATTCCAGCAATCCGTTCATCTTCCCATACCGCTTTTAATTTTGCTTGTATTGTTGTAAAATTCTTTGATGTCCAAGGTAGTAATTCTTCCCCATCATCTGGAATGCTACCTAATGTCTTTATTGCTACCAACCCTATCCCTGCTTCTTTACATGCATCTATCGCCCTATTTAAGTTATCCTTTCCCATCTCTCGAAAACTATACTTAAACATAATCACATCGATTCCACCTCCTAATTTACTTGCTTTCATCATTAACTCATGAGCATTACCATGATGCGCACTAAAACCAAAATAACGAATTTTACCCTCTTTCTTTAATTTATCTCCCATTTCGATAAACTCTTTGTCTAAAAATCGCTCATGTTTTACAATATGCATATAAAAAATATCTAAATAATCTGTCTCCAATTCCTGTAGCGACAAATTTATATTCTCAACAAACTTTTCAGGAGTAGCTTTATCTTCTGTTTGATGAACTTTTGAAGCAATTATTAACTTTTTCCTATCACCAATTTGTTTAATAAAAGGAGCTATTGTTTTATGGGACTGCCCTTCCGCATACATTTGAGCAGTATCTAAATGATTTACCCCTAACTCATAAGCACGGTGCAACCTACGGTCATATACTGGGTCTATATTTTGGCAACAACCCATAATAAGAATAGGAGTTTCAATGTCAGTCTTACCTAATTTTCGTGTTGGAACCTTTGTGCCAGGAGCAATCTCCCACTTCCTATTCTTACTTTCCCCTTCGTCTGCTGATACACGATACTGGCTCGCTAAATTTAACGCTGTTAATGTCTTTATCGTCTTATTTAAAAAATTCCTTCTATCCATCATTAATCATCCTTTTTAATTTTACTCATTAATCCTTTAAAATATAACCATATTTTAACATTATCTAAAAGGAATATAAAATGGCATACATTGATTGGAGCGACTCATTCAAAATCGACATAGTGCAAATAGATGCACAACATCAAAACTTAGTCAAAATATTAAATCAGTTATACGAATCCATACATTCTGGAAAAGATAAAGATATAATTCCAAAAACTCTTATGGAAATGATAAATTACAGCATCATCCATTTCAGAACAGAAGAAAAATTAATGATACAACATAAATATCCAGATTATGACAAACACAAAGAAAAACATGAATATTTTATTGAAGAAATAAAGAAATTTACATTTGAAATTCAAAAAGGAAATTTAGAAATCGCCAATACAATCGCTTCCTTCCTAAAAGATTGGCTTACTACACATATTCAAGAAACTGACAGTGCTTATGGTCCTTTCTTAAAAGGTAAAGGTGTAAAATAATATATTACCTTTAATATCAATAATTCTGTTTTTATTTAATAAACATAAACCAGTAAATTTTTTCCCTAATAAAAATGGTATAATTCTTTTCAAACGAACCATTAAAAATTAAATACACATTGCCATTATGATTGAACATAAATATATCGCATTTTTACTTTTCTGCCTAACATATCTACTTTTTTTTGTTTTACCTTCACGTAGAAGTATAACCGCCATTATTGTATCTTTAATTATTCTGCTCATAGGACTAATGACTCCTATAGAAATGTTTGAAGCCGTTAATTGGAATGTTATGGGCATTTTTATAGGTATGCTTTTTCTGGCAGACATCTTTATTGACAGTCGTTGTCCTGCCTTCTTAGCCACGTATCTCATTCACAAAAAAATGAGCACTCCTACTGCCCTCCTTATTATCTGCATTTTAACCTCTTTCATCTCTGCATTCGTAGAAAATGTGGCTACCGTTCTTATTATCGCTCCTATCTGTTTCGAATTAGCAAAACGACTAAAAATTGACCCACGTGAATTGATAATTGGTGTTGCCATTTCAAGTAATTTACAAGGAACTGCAACGTTAATTGGTGACTCACCCAGTATGTTATTAGCGGGGTATGCACATCTTGACTTCTTGGACTTCTTTTTTTACCATGGCAAACCTGGAATATTCTTTGCAATACAAATAGGTGCTATTACTTCATTAACATTTCTTTATTGGGTATTTAAAAAATATAAAAGTGAACAGGAAGTTAGTATCGAACCTATAAAATCGTGGGTACCTACGTTCTTCCTTTTATTATTGATTTTCCTGCTTGCCCTCGCATCCTTTTTTGAAGAGACTTTTTTCACATCCGCAGGATTTATCTGCATGGTAATAGCCATTATCGGAATAATCTGGGCTAAATGGACTAATCAAATATCATTAACACAAACCTTAAAAAATTTGGATTGGGACACCACCTTTTTTCTTATTGGTGTATTTATAATGGTTGGCACCTTAAATAAATTTGGTTGGACAAACGACATTGCGGAATGGATATACATATCTTTGGGAAGCAATAAAATCACAATGTATTTTACTCTTATTATTATATCCATTGTTTTATCCGGATTTATTGACAATGTCCCTTATCTTGCCGCAATGCTACCTATTACAACAATCCTTGCAGAAAAAGGAGGTTTCAATCCTACCTTACTTTATTTCGGCTTGCTTATCGGTGCCAGTCTCGGTGGAAATATAACCCCTATTGGAGCATCAGCAAATATTGTGGGAACAGGATTGCTTAAAAAGGAAGGCTACCCTGTATCTTTTATGCAATGGATAAAAATTTCTATTCCATTTACCCTTATTGCGGTTATCCCCGTATCTATATTTGTTTTATTTATATGGTTATAGGTAAGATTAAATTGAGCATTAATAAATTTCTATCAAGGAGTCTTGCTATGCCATTATTCTGTTTGCTTATCTCTTCATGCGTAGTCCTACATAACCCTCCTCTTATATCAACCGAAGATTTTATCTCAGCAGTTCAAAACGGGGGAGGAACTGTAAACTATATCTTTGAAGATGAACGACCCTTCAAAGAATGCCATGCCTCCACAATAGTCGAAACAGCGGAAGGGAATATCCTATCCGCATGGTTTGGAGGAACAAAAGAAAAAAATCCAGATGTGGCTATCTGGCTATCCCGA
It contains:
- a CDS encoding bacteriohemerythrin; this translates as MAYIDWSDSFKIDIVQIDAQHQNLVKILNQLYESIHSGKDKDIIPKTLMEMINYSIIHFRTEEKLMIQHKYPDYDKHKEKHEYFIEEIKKFTFEIQKGNLEIANTIASFLKDWLTTHIQETDSAYGPFLKGKGVK
- a CDS encoding SLC13 family permease, which encodes MIEHKYIAFLLFCLTYLLFFVLPSRRSITAIIVSLIILLIGLMTPIEMFEAVNWNVMGIFIGMLFLADIFIDSRCPAFLATYLIHKKMSTPTALLIICILTSFISAFVENVATVLIIAPICFELAKRLKIDPRELIIGVAISSNLQGTATLIGDSPSMLLAGYAHLDFLDFFFYHGKPGIFFAIQIGAITSLTFLYWVFKKYKSEQEVSIEPIKSWVPTFFLLLLIFLLALASFFEETFFTSAGFICMVIAIIGIIWAKWTNQISLTQTLKNLDWDTTFFLIGVFIMVGTLNKFGWTNDIAEWIYISLGSNKITMYFTLIIISIVLSGFIDNVPYLAAMLPITTILAEKGGFNPTLLYFGLLIGASLGGNITPIGASANIVGTGLLKKEGYPVSFMQWIKISIPFTLIAVIPVSIFVLFIWL
- a CDS encoding aldo/keto reductase, whose product is MDRRNFLNKTIKTLTALNLASQYRVSADEGESKNRKWEIAPGTKVPTRKLGKTDIETPILIMGCCQNIDPVYDRRLHRAYELGVNHLDTAQMYAEGQSHKTIAPFIKQIGDRKKLIIASKVHQTEDKATPEKFVENINLSLQELETDYLDIFYMHIVKHERFLDKEFIEMGDKLKKEGKIRYFGFSAHHGNAHELMMKASKLGGGIDVIMFKYSFREMGKDNLNRAIDACKEAGIGLVAIKTLGSIPDDGEELLPWTSKNFTTIQAKLKAVWEDERIAGIASQMGNIQHVHENAYAAITPMKLTELEKQELRYIAEKTQHLYCAGCNHHCENGMDTPLYVQDVWRCLLYAKGYGDERWARYCYRDIEKYIEKLSMEQLIMAKEQCPYHIDIPGLFYSARKILG
- the uvsE gene encoding UV DNA damage repair endonuclease UvsE produces the protein MMNIKIRFGLCCIFREQNIKFRTVTAKFILTLPRKEQLKTLSTICLHNCHSLLEAVKYCNNNSIKAFRILSPLFPRYTHPKIGNYLEQLPDSDKIIKILSAVKEFSRTNDIRLSFHPDQFIVINSPNEIIRNKSIEELEYQGILAERVGADVINIHAGGKYGNKKESLERFIKSTELLSDKTRKRLCIENDDVNYTVEDLQPISKITHLPIVYDVHHHRCNPDKLSVKEATAICLKTWKRIKKEPYFHISSPKNGWNNGDPKPHSDFINLSDFPEEWLNIGPFTLDIEAKAKELAVQKLASDISLYLKNKLT